The proteins below come from a single Necator americanus strain Aroian chromosome V, whole genome shotgun sequence genomic window:
- a CDS encoding hypothetical protein (NECATOR_CHRV.G18592.T1), with the protein MSMWILYGCFIVTFFYLLTVTNIFETNKSIHEFIKSSRVKYARYREGVAAAKAQNQPKQLQKQGVFDYPLNNSPQDIFDTCPFVAPDPWDPEILNYIEVKYGFFNNCTVNEKWAPITELRNGRVRILREGSARKYECRARCVNYLDEEHVDFDPWKDIDDPLPFLCDFVQTECMSRRRTLSYIHMQIAEMSTKSVHAAIHPNVHVILVDSVASSQAIRALPRTVNFLTNAMDAVQFRKLNKVGANSRPNGFVMLFGKTTEPVMREMVDQEPIPADWTYSTYCRKYLDESVYIPVQYRNAGYKTFGAQDYSASLLNFPNCMGLEKREFQHSYRPFDLLLSMDRKLKIAHETAPCLRSHNNMLKYLEKFLNSYKGSSKFSLSWVTKLAHDDTGRLYKGDNDLYNFFVKNRQELDNSFLFFLGDHGPRFGKETKTAFGRNEANNPFLYVTVPKSMRNSEMFRVLKEKEYELITPHDIHATLKDILEEQPFSNFVDTAFKSFLPSSRGSSLLREFEPRTARNCKTLPIPFQYCICQYAKVPLDDDSLAIKLGQFAVDGINNILKQNNASENCTHLILHQVHSVSRYVLPEEQMRTTAIYDVTFQASPSAGLFQIPIRSKNGVFMLAGSTFTRLNEYGKQSVCVAKDTLKPLCYCKNQRIETNS; encoded by the exons ATGTCGATGTGGATTCTCTACGGGTGTTTCAtcgtcacttttttctacctGCTCACCGTCACAAACATATTCGAAACGAACAAAAGTATTCACGAATTCATCAAATCGTCTCGAGTGAAGTACGCTCGATATCGTGAAGGAGTGGCTGCCGCTAAGGCTCAGAATCAGCCGAAACAGCTGCAAAAGCAGGGGG TGTTCGACTATCCGCTCAACAATTCACCGCAGGATATTTTCGACACCTGCCCTTTCGTTGCGCCTGATCCATGGGACCCGGAGATTCTCAACTATATCGAAGTAAAGTACGGATTTTTCAAT AATTGTACAGTCAACGAGAAATGGGCTCCAATCACGGAACTTCGCAATGGTCGTGTACGAATACTGCGGGAGGGAAGCGCCAGGAAGTATGAATGTCGAGCGAG GTGTGTCAATTATTTGGATGAAGAACATGTCGATTTTGATCCATGGAAGGACATCGATGATCCGTTACCATTTCTATGCGACTTTGTACAAACGGAATGTATGTCCAGAAGACGAACCCTGTCCTACATTCACATGCAAATTGCGGAAATGAG CACGAAATCAGTACATGCTGCTATTCATCCGAATGtgcatgttattcttgtaGATTCGGTGGCTTCTTCGCAAGCGATTAG GGCCCTACCGCGTACTGTCAATTTTCTCACCAATGCTATGGATGCTGTGCAGTTCAGGAAGTTGAACAAAGTTGGTGCAAATAGTCGACCAAATGGTTTCGTGATGCTTTTCG GTAAAACAACTGAGCCGGTGATGCGAGAAATGGTCGACCAGGAGCCGATCCCAGCTGACTGGACTTATTCGACCTACTGCAGAAAATATCTGGATGAATCCGTGTACATACCTGTACAGTATAGGAATGCAGGTTACAAG ACATTTGGAGCGCAAGACTATTCGGCAAGTTTGCTGAATTTTCCCAACTGCATGGGATTAGAGAAACGGGAATTCCAACACTCGTACAg accTTTTGATCTACTGCTATCAATGGATCGAAAATTGAAGATCGCACATGAGACAGCACCTTGCCTGCGATCGCACAACAACATGCTCAAGTACTTGGAGAAATTTCTAAACTCATATAAAG GCTCGTCAAAATTTTCGCTATCATGGGTGACGAAGCTTGCACACGATGATACTGGCCGTTTGTACAAAGGAGACAATGATTTATATAAtttctttgtgaaaaatagACAAGAG ctcgataactcttttctgttcttcttaGGCGATCATGGACCTCGTTTCGGAAAA GAAACTAAAACTGCGTTTGGAAGAAACGAGGCGAACAATCCGTTCCTATACGTGACGGTTCCAAAATCGATGAGGAACTCGGAGATGTTCCGAGTTCTCAAGGAGAAAGAGTACGAACTCATCACGCCGCATGACATTCATGCAACACTCAAAGATATTCTTGAG gagcAACCATTTTCCAACTTCGTCGACACCGCGTTCAAGTCTTTTTTGCCTTCGAGCAGAGGTTCCTCACTTTTGCGTGAGTTCGAACCGAGAACGGCACGGAATTGCAAGACGTTGCCCATACCATTTCAGTACTGCATCTGCCAGTATGCTAAAGTACCACTTGA TGATGACTCCTTAGCAATAAAGTTGGGGCAATTTGCTGTCGACGGCATCAATAATATTCTGAAGCAAAATAATGCGTCAGAAAACTGTACACATCTTATTCTTCATCAG gTCCATTCCGTTTCTCGTTATGTTCTTCCCGAAGAGCAAATGAGAACCACTGCGATTTATGACGTAACATTCCAAGCATCTCCTTCCGCCGGACTATTTCAG ATCCCAATTCGTTCTAAAAATGGTGTGTTTATGCTGGCCGGATCAACATTTACCCGTCTCAACGAATACGGGAAACAGTCGGTTTGTGTCGCTAAGGACACACTAAAACCGTTATGTTACTGTAAAAATCAACGAATCGAGACAAATTCTTAG
- a CDS encoding hypothetical protein (NECATOR_CHRV.G18592.T3) yields MWILYGCFIVTFFYLLTVTNIFETNKSIHEFIKSSRVKYARYREGVAAAKAQNQPKQLQKQGVFDYPLNNSPQDIFDTCPFVAPDPWDPEILNYIEVKYGFFNNCTVNEKWAPITELRNGRVRILREGSARKYECRARCVNYLDEEHVDFDPWKDIDDPLPFLCDFVQTECMSRRRTLSYIHMQIAEMSTKSVHAAIHPNVHVILVDSVASSQAIRALPRTVNFLTNAMDAVQFRKLNKVGANSRPNGFVMLFGKTTEPVMREMVDQEPIPADWTYSTYCRKYLDESVYIPVQYRNAGYKTFGAQDYSASLLNFPNCMGLEKREFQHSYRPFDLLLSMDRKLKIAHETAPCLRSHNNMLKYLEKFLNSYKGSSKFSLSWVTKLAHDDTGRLYKGDNDLYNFFVKNRQELDNSFLFFLGDHGPRFGKETKTAFGRNEANNPFLYVTVPKSMRNSEMFRVLKEKEYELITPHDIHATLKDILEEQPFSNFVDTAFKSFLPSSRGSSLLREFEPRTARNCKTLPIPFQYCICQYAKVPLDDDSLAIKLGQFAVDGINNILKQNNASENCTHLILHQVHSVSRYVLPEEQMRTTAIYDVTFQASPSAGLFQIPIRSKNGVFMLAGSTFTRLNEYGKQSYQHLVASLRYIHLNVNSALIPHHVVTTSILFSIPHVVTSSASEGSAVEMKVAAIKRLLLPPMTGLWLLYGFVIIGVLYYVSYDVFIQEINEPERNEKNTSLPSNNLRVTTVNKNSTKQLDTDIFDYCPYKPPDPWHQSIMEFVDVKYGFKEQCTSNASLDPITRLENGIITLDLGTEGFSCWARCLNYRNDKSYDAGHWLPIEKSVLECDFVETECKSNDTVKSFVHMQISEDELNRKEADVRSQKNPDVHLIVIDSVASTQLIRALPRTVNFLLHGMDAVEFQKLNKVGSNSRPNAFPLLFGITTEPVIRTVMQLKDIKADMTEDQACSTYMDEKSFIPAEYKKAGYFTSDAEDYFASLVNYPNCRGLREKAFNHYYRPFHIRIREDNNLRNIHEEGRCRGSSNNMLDYQSNFFNAYKVKRSYPKFSLTWLVELTHDDTGELYKADYDLYNFFTKNRNSLNNSFIFFLGDHGPRFGKEAMTPYGIKEQNNPFLYIVVPEHLRNSPMYKQLKRNSEELVTHHDLHSTLKDILYFQPASDFTELEFKIFDNNRRGSSLLRRFQEGVPRTCKTLPIPFQYCICQYAIVNVTDYTLKQELGAFAADQLELLLGSAGVSSKCESIKLSWAEAVQFSSSTSARGVLDNMSYFDVTFEVIRPAYGKFQIPIRREHAKLSLAGRFTRLDRYESRGDCMSNDALRPYCTCKNREHSKHEFGVQLFNWY; encoded by the exons ATGTGGATTCTCTACGGGTGTTTCAtcgtcacttttttctacctGCTCACCGTCACAAACATATTCGAAACGAACAAAAGTATTCACGAATTCATCAAATCGTCTCGAGTGAAGTACGCTCGATATCGTGAAGGAGTGGCTGCCGCTAAGGCTCAGAATCAGCCGAAACAGCTGCAAAAGCAGGGGG TGTTCGACTATCCGCTCAACAATTCACCGCAGGATATTTTCGACACCTGCCCTTTCGTTGCGCCTGATCCATGGGACCCGGAGATTCTCAACTATATCGAAGTAAAGTACGGATTTTTCAAT AATTGTACAGTCAACGAGAAATGGGCTCCAATCACGGAACTTCGCAATGGTCGTGTACGAATACTGCGGGAGGGAAGCGCCAGGAAGTATGAATGTCGAGCGAG GTGTGTCAATTATTTGGATGAAGAACATGTCGATTTTGATCCATGGAAGGACATCGATGATCCGTTACCATTTCTATGCGACTTTGTACAAACGGAATGTATGTCCAGAAGACGAACCCTGTCCTACATTCACATGCAAATTGCGGAAATGAG CACGAAATCAGTACATGCTGCTATTCATCCGAATGtgcatgttattcttgtaGATTCGGTGGCTTCTTCGCAAGCGATTAG GGCCCTACCGCGTACTGTCAATTTTCTCACCAATGCTATGGATGCTGTGCAGTTCAGGAAGTTGAACAAAGTTGGTGCAAATAGTCGACCAAATGGTTTCGTGATGCTTTTCG GTAAAACAACTGAGCCGGTGATGCGAGAAATGGTCGACCAGGAGCCGATCCCAGCTGACTGGACTTATTCGACCTACTGCAGAAAATATCTGGATGAATCCGTGTACATACCTGTACAGTATAGGAATGCAGGTTACAAG ACATTTGGAGCGCAAGACTATTCGGCAAGTTTGCTGAATTTTCCCAACTGCATGGGATTAGAGAAACGGGAATTCCAACACTCGTACAg accTTTTGATCTACTGCTATCAATGGATCGAAAATTGAAGATCGCACATGAGACAGCACCTTGCCTGCGATCGCACAACAACATGCTCAAGTACTTGGAGAAATTTCTAAACTCATATAAAG GCTCGTCAAAATTTTCGCTATCATGGGTGACGAAGCTTGCACACGATGATACTGGCCGTTTGTACAAAGGAGACAATGATTTATATAAtttctttgtgaaaaatagACAAGAG ctcgataactcttttctgttcttcttaGGCGATCATGGACCTCGTTTCGGAAAA GAAACTAAAACTGCGTTTGGAAGAAACGAGGCGAACAATCCGTTCCTATACGTGACGGTTCCAAAATCGATGAGGAACTCGGAGATGTTCCGAGTTCTCAAGGAGAAAGAGTACGAACTCATCACGCCGCATGACATTCATGCAACACTCAAAGATATTCTTGAG gagcAACCATTTTCCAACTTCGTCGACACCGCGTTCAAGTCTTTTTTGCCTTCGAGCAGAGGTTCCTCACTTTTGCGTGAGTTCGAACCGAGAACGGCACGGAATTGCAAGACGTTGCCCATACCATTTCAGTACTGCATCTGCCAGTATGCTAAAGTACCACTTGA TGATGACTCCTTAGCAATAAAGTTGGGGCAATTTGCTGTCGACGGCATCAATAATATTCTGAAGCAAAATAATGCGTCAGAAAACTGTACACATCTTATTCTTCATCAG gTCCATTCCGTTTCTCGTTATGTTCTTCCCGAAGAGCAAATGAGAACCACTGCGATTTATGACGTAACATTCCAAGCATCTCCTTCCGCCGGACTATTTCAG ATCCCAATTCGTTCTAAAAATGGTGTGTTTATGCTGGCCGGATCAACATTTACCCGTCTCAACGAATACGGGAAACAGTCG TATCAGCATTTGGTTGCGTCCCTTAGATACATACATTTGAATGTGAACAGTGCTTTGATTCCTCATCATGTTGTCACtacttcaattttgttttcgattcCTCACGTCGTGACGTCTTCGGCTTCAGAAGGATCCGCGGTCGAAATGAAAGTTGCAGCTATCAAAAGACTTCTTCTGCCTCCT ATGACTGGACTTTGGTTACTTTACGGATTCGTTATAATCGGAGTACTGTACTACGTAAGCTACGACGTATTTATTCAGGAAATAAATGAGCctgaaaggaatgaaaaaaataccagTTTACCGAGCAATAATTTAAGAGTAACAA CTGtgaacaaaaattcaacaaaacaacTTGACACTGATATTTTCGACTATTGCCCATACAAGCCTCCAGATCCATGGCATCAATCAATCATGGAATTCGTTGATGTGAAATATGGGTTTAAAGAG CAATGTACTTCCAACGCCTCTTTGGATCCAATCACACGACTTGAGAACGGAATAATCACCCTTGATTTAGGCACAGAAGGATTCAGTTGTTGGGCGAG GTGTTTGAACTACAGAAACGACAAAAGCTATGATGCTGGACATTGGCTCCCCATTGAGAAATCAGTACTAGAATGTGATTTCGTTGAAACTGAATGCAAATCCAACGATACAGTGAAGTCCTTCGTTCACATGCAAATAAGTGAAGACGA gttgaacagaaaagaagcCGATGTACGGAGTCAGAAGAATCCAGATGTACACCTCATTGTGATTGATTCGGTAGCGTCAACTCAGCTGATTCG TGCATTGCCAAGAACTGTAAATTTCTTGCTACATGGAATGGACGCTGTTGAATTCCAAAAACTCAACAAAGTAGGATCAAATAGTAGGCCGAACGCTTTTCCGCTTCTATTCG GTATAACTACTGAGCCTGTTATACGAACAGTTATGCAACTGAAGGATATCAAAGCGGACATGACTGAAGATCAGGCCTGCAGCACCTACATGGATGAGAAGTCATTCATCCCAGCTGAATATAAAAAAGCTGGTTACTTT acaTCCGATGCTGAAGATTACTTTGCGAGCTTGGTTAATTATCCAAACTGCCGTGGACTGAGAGAGAAGGCTTTTAATCATTATTATAG gCCTTTCCACATCAGAATTCGAGAAGACAATAATCTTCGTAATATACATGAAGAAGGAAGATGTCGTGGATCGTCCAACAACATGTTGGACTACCAATCCAACTTCTTCAATGCCTACAAAGTTAAACGGa GTTACCCAAAGTTTTCACTCACATGGCTCGTCGAGCTGACTCATGATGACACGGGGGAGCTGTACAAGGCGGATTACGATTTGTATaactttttcacaaaaaaccGGAATTCG TTGAACAACTCCTTCATATTCTTTTTGGGAGATCACGGTCCCAGATTTGGAAAA GAAGCAATGACTCCGTACGGTATCAAAGAGCAGAACAATCCGTTCCTATACATTGTTGTTCCGGAGCATTTGCGCAACTCGCCTATGTACAAACAGTTGAAGAGGAACAGCGAAGAATTGGTCACGCATCATGATCTTCACAGTACACTTAAAGACATTCTTTAT TTCCAACCTGCATCCGACTTCACGGAACTCGAGTTCAAAATATTCGACAATAACCGCCGCGGTTCGTCTTTATTACGACGATTCCAAGAAGGAGTACCACGAACCTGCAAAACATTACCAATACCATTCCAGTACTGTATCTGTCAATATGCAATCGTTAATGTCAC
- a CDS encoding hypothetical protein (NECATOR_CHRV.G18593.T1), whose translation MRGLERDNMGVEVDGRHLHHLRFAGNIVLITSNMNQAERMLAELDETRKKIGRKINMMNDLTSELGRNKRTAWGAFKSIEDVVKRTRNIRLRAHLLPPFFLL comes from the exons atgcgaggattggaaaGGGATAACATGGGAGTGGAAGTTGACGGCCGtcatttacaccatcttcgtttcgctggtAACATCGTTCTTATAACATCAAACATGAATCAGGCGGAACGGATGCTGGCCGAACTTGATGAAACGCGGaaaaagatcg GTCGgaaaatcaacatgatgaacgacctgacctccgagctgggcagaaatAAACGaacggcttggggagcattcaagagcatcgaggatgtggtGAAAAGGACCaggaacatccggctccgtgctcacctattaccaccgttcttcctgctctGA
- a CDS encoding hypothetical protein (NECATOR_CHRV.G18594.T1), whose translation METRNSRSLRLYARRGNHLTESITMKLTTSSSVKGFARRMSLLYQSFIRDRTIASFEEDFVLHGEEKTKQTPKSIIDWVLFASFVGFWKDAVTYNIDDEWLAEHDVHDRTRKAKSFKTSKRCLYPKPLEPIRECGAARDAGTQELTSELARLCREAIKGDLKEREEQ comes from the coding sequence atggaaactcgcaattccagaagccttcGTCTCTACGCTAGACGTGGGAATCACCTGACGGAGAGTATCacaatgaaattgaccacatcatcgtcagtaaaaggttttgcccgACGGATGTcactgttgtaccaaagtttcatacgggatcggaccatcgcctctttcgaggaagattttgtCTTACACGGAGAGGAGAAAACTAAGCAAACTCCAAAATCCATCATTGACTGGGTGCTCTTCGCTTCGTTTGTCGGCTTTTGGAAAGATGCCGTCACTtacaacatcgacgacgaatgGCTTGCAGAACATGACGTTCACGACCGTACgaggaaagcgaagagtttcaaaaccagcAAGAGATGCCTGTATCCGAAACCTTTAGAGCCGATACGTGAGTGTGGAGCTGCACGAGATGCAGGTacccaagaactcacgtccgagctcgcaagactttgcagagaggcgataaagggagaccttaaagagagagaagagcagtAG